A genomic segment from Chitinophaga flava encodes:
- a CDS encoding NAD(P)H-dependent flavin oxidoreductase encodes MNPINTLFGIQYPIVQAGMVWASGWRLASAVSNAGGLGLIGAGSMYPDVLKHHIQRCKEATNKPFGVNVPLLYPDIDQLINIILEEKVQVVFTSAGNPKTWTPVLKAAGVKVVHVVSSSAFALKSEAAGVDAVVAEGFEAGGHNGREETTTMVLVPAVCEKVKIPVIAAGGIGSGRAMAAAFALGASAVQIGSRFVATPEASSHINFKQAVVNAKEGDTMLSLKKLTPVRLIKNHFYEAVRTAEDKGADINALQTLLGRARAKAGMFEGNMEEGELEIGQVSALIHEIMPAGEVVKQIWTEFEAVRRQLGTNHF; translated from the coding sequence GTTTAGCCAGTGCCGTGAGTAATGCCGGCGGTCTGGGCCTCATTGGAGCAGGCAGCATGTACCCTGATGTGCTGAAGCATCATATTCAACGCTGTAAGGAAGCCACCAACAAGCCATTCGGCGTGAACGTGCCACTGTTATATCCTGACATTGACCAACTGATCAACATCATTCTGGAAGAGAAAGTACAGGTAGTATTTACCTCTGCCGGCAATCCCAAAACCTGGACACCGGTGCTGAAAGCCGCTGGTGTAAAGGTGGTGCATGTAGTATCCAGTTCCGCTTTTGCATTAAAGAGTGAAGCGGCCGGCGTAGATGCCGTGGTAGCCGAAGGTTTCGAAGCCGGCGGACATAATGGCCGGGAAGAAACGACTACCATGGTATTGGTGCCCGCAGTATGTGAAAAAGTGAAGATACCCGTGATCGCCGCAGGAGGCATCGGTTCTGGAAGGGCTATGGCAGCGGCTTTTGCACTGGGAGCCTCCGCGGTGCAGATAGGCAGCCGTTTTGTAGCTACCCCCGAAGCTTCTTCCCATATCAATTTCAAACAGGCAGTGGTCAACGCCAAAGAAGGCGATACCATGCTCAGTCTGAAAAAACTCACACCAGTACGACTGATAAAAAATCATTTTTATGAAGCTGTGAGAACAGCGGAAGATAAAGGCGCCGATATCAACGCATTACAAACATTGCTGGGACGCGCCCGCGCCAAAGCAGGTATGTTTGAAGGCAATATGGAAGAAGGTGAGCTGGAAATAGGTCAGGTGAGTGCACTCATACATGAGATCATGCCGGCAGGTGAGGTGGTAAAGCAGATCTGGACAGAGTTTGAAGCTGTCCGCCGTCAGCTGGGGACGAATCACTTCTGA